TTGTGCGGTACCTTCAAAGCTGTATTGAAAGCCTGCATTTAACCTGTTAAAATAGTTACCAACAGCAACCACATCCTGGTTACCCAATGAACCATAAGAACCACGGAGCTTTAAATTATCAACCCAGTTGATGTTTTTCATGAAGTTTTCTTTTGAAACTACCCATCCGGCAGAAAACGATGGAAAGAAGGCTCTGCGTACATCTTCACGGAAACGCGAAGAATAATCAATACGGGCATTTACCTCTAACAGGTATTTATCTTCAAAAGCGTAATTAAAACGGCCAAACATCGATCGCATGGCCCATTCTTCGGCTGCTGTTCTATTAGCAAGGCCGTAAACACCTGTAATAATATCGTCATTGTTATTATCTGATAAGATATCTTCTCCATTACCAGAACCATTGATAATGGTACTTAAATCGTTATTAGGGAAGTTTCTGCGGCCAATAAATGCACTTCTGAGCACATTGCTTTCTTGCGATGCACCTACTGTTATCTTACCATAATGTTTGCCAAAAGTACGTTCATAGTCTGCTGTAGCTTGCACCAGCAATTCTTTTCTTTTAGACCAATACTCCCTTAAATCGTTCTGTGTGCCTTGTCCTGCAGGTAGTGGAATAGGGTTGCCGGTTAAAAAATTATTAATCGGCGTCATGGTATTGTTAAAGGCCGTGCTGTTGTTGTTGGTAAATTTTAACGAAACCAATCCATTAATTGATAGACCTTTTAATGGCGTTAAGGTAGCATTGGCAGCAGTTTGGAGTAAATTATTACGGTTGCTGCCTTTTGATGATTCGGCAATCATGCGGGCCTGGTTACGATATGGGAGTGAGCTGCTGGCTGCTGTTCCATTATTTATCGAACCCCACTGGCCATTACTCTGGCGAAAAACAGTAGTTGGCAAAGAACGGTTTAACTCTGTCCACGATAAGTTACCCAAACGATCAAAAGCCTGATTAATGAAAGAGATATTGGTACCAACCTTCAGTATATTCTCGATAACCTTGGTTTCGGTATTTAATTTTGCATTAAAACGGTTCTGATCTTTGTTCGGAATCAACGATTCTTGCGTTAAATAATTCAAGCCCAAATAACTACTGGTTATTTTTCCGGGTGCATTGATATTTAAATTCACATCGCCTTGCGGTGCGCTTGGCCTTAAAACTTCTTTATACCAATCTGTATTTGGATATAAATCTGGTTGAGAACCATTTCTATATAACTCTATTTGTGCCGGTGTGTACATTGGACTACGGCCAACATTGGTGAGTGCTTCGTTATAAAGCGTAGTATAGTCTACTGATCCTAAATATTTTGCAATACGGGTTGGAGATTGCCATCCGTAGTTGGCATTAAACTCAATGGTTGCTTTTTCTCCGCCACCTCTTTTAGTGGTTACCATAATTACGCCATTCGCGGCTCTCGAGCCATATAAAGCTGCAGAAGATGCATCTTTTAATACAGACATGCCCGAAATATCATTTGGATTAAGGGTAGCAAATTCTTGCGAACTAGCAGGAATACCATCAATAATATAAAGTGGAGTACCTGCACCTGCCAAGCTGCTTCTGCCCCTAATATTAACAGCAGTACCTCCGGTAGCGCTTGCACTTACATCGCCAGGGCGTTGTAAAATGGTTAAACCTGGAGAAATACCCTGTAAGGCATTTTGTATTGAGGTTACAGGTCGCTCTTTTAATTGTTTAGGTGTAATGGTTGCGATTGCTCCGGTTAAACTCGATTTTTTCTGTGTACCATAAGCTACTACTACTACTTCGTTTAAATCGTTGCTTTGTGGCATCAAAGTAACTTTCACTGTAGCTGATGCTTTTATTTCTTTGGTTTGATAACCTAAATAAGAGATGACCAAAATGGCATCATCAGCCACACCAGTTAGTTTAAAGTTTCCACTTTCATCACTCATCGTACCCTGCTCTTTGCCTTTTATTTTAATGCTGGCCCCGGGTATACCTTTACCAATTTCGTCTACAATAGTACCAATCACATCAATAACCCTGTTTACGGGCGCACTCTGTTCTGGCTTATTGGCAGGAACCGTATTTGCAGGTCGCTCTTTAACCACAATGGTATTGGCCTGTATAGAATAAGTTAAAGGCTGATTTTTGAAGCATTGATTTAAGGCTTCGGTTAAAGGCATATCTTTTATATCAATGCTCACCATGTTTGCCTTTTTTAAATCGCTCTGGATAAAAAACACATTATAGCCGCTTTGATTTTTTATTGCTTTAAGCACTTTTTGTAATGATGCATTTTTTTCATTAAGCGTAATGTTCTTTTGTGCAAAACTGCCCGCATTAACATGTAAAAAGGCTATAAAAAGCAATAAGATGGTTAGCTTCATAGATAACAGAATTTTATTCTTTATACGGCTTGAACCGTATAAATTAAAATCGTAAATTTTCATACATTTGTTAGGTTTTAGGTTGATTAAATGCCTATAGCAGTTGCTATTACATTTACAATGTTTTAACTATTTGGTTATTGTTGGAACAATTTTAATCTAAAACTTTAAACGGGTTTCGATTGCACTCGAAATCCGTTTTTCAGATTAAAATTTCATATGTTATTTTAAAATTTTAATCCTCCTTCCTTCTATTTTAAATTTAAACTTATCAGTAGATTCTAATATTTTTAAGGTTTCTTGCAGGTTGTTGTGTTTCGAAAAAGATCCGCCGAAGTAAATCCCATCAAAATCACCAACATATTCTATATCAACATCATACCATCTTGCCAATTTTTGCATTGCCTCTTTAATTCCTTCGTTATTGAACATAAAGAAGCCATTTTTCCAGGCAATATATTCTTCTACGTCAACATTGCTCACTTTGAAACCCGTATCGTGAAAAACAGCCTGCTGTCCTGGTTTTAAAAAACCTGTAGCCAATGGACTGAAGTTTTTAACGGCTACCCCACCTTCTACCAGCGTTGTTTTAATCTCATCGTCATCAGCATAAGCACTTACATTAAAATGGGTACCCAAAACACTTATTTCTTGTTTCGATGTTTTAAGTTTGAAAGGCTTGTTTTTGTTTTT
The nucleotide sequence above comes from Pedobacter riviphilus. Encoded proteins:
- a CDS encoding TonB-dependent receptor, with amino-acid sequence MKLTILLLFIAFLHVNAGSFAQKNITLNEKNASLQKVLKAIKNQSGYNVFFIQSDLKKANMVSIDIKDMPLTEALNQCFKNQPLTYSIQANTIVVKERPANTVPANKPEQSAPVNRVIDVIGTIVDEIGKGIPGASIKIKGKEQGTMSDESGNFKLTGVADDAILVISYLGYQTKEIKASATVKVTLMPQSNDLNEVVVVAYGTQKKSSLTGAIATITPKQLKERPVTSIQNALQGISPGLTILQRPGDVSASATGGTAVNIRGRSSLAGAGTPLYIIDGIPASSQEFATLNPNDISGMSVLKDASSAALYGSRAANGVIMVTTKRGGGEKATIEFNANYGWQSPTRIAKYLGSVDYTTLYNEALTNVGRSPMYTPAQIELYRNGSQPDLYPNTDWYKEVLRPSAPQGDVNLNINAPGKITSSYLGLNYLTQESLIPNKDQNRFNAKLNTETKVIENILKVGTNISFINQAFDRLGNLSWTELNRSLPTTVFRQSNGQWGSINNGTAASSSLPYRNQARMIAESSKGSNRNNLLQTAANATLTPLKGLSINGLVSLKFTNNNSTAFNNTMTPINNFLTGNPIPLPAGQGTQNDLREYWSKRKELLVQATADYERTFGKHYGKITVGASQESNVLRSAFIGRRNFPNNDLSTIINGSGNGEDILSDNNNDDIITGVYGLANRTAAEEWAMRSMFGRFNYAFEDKYLLEVNARIDYSSRFREDVRRAFFPSFSAGWVVSKENFMKNINWVDNLKLRGSYGSLGNQDVVAVGNYFNRLNAGFQYSFEGTAQDGIWQADGSWPTTTWEKVYMTDFGADITLFKGKLDITADYYIKDTKDLLLRNAALATYPLRVPFTNAASTRNTGFELAVTHNNRIGKDFTFSVGGNLSLIKSKITKIGDNNNDLFVDDLYIQRVGESLGSFYGYIADGLFVSNEEVASHAFQDARTRAGDIKYRDINGDNVINAADRTIIGNDVPFVNYGFNLSASYKGFDFNVLTYGVAKVKTFLGQEASTPFFNGANAKVQLLNRWTKENPDPNADFPRTLLTADAGHNINQLSSFYLFSGSYFRVRGITLGYTLPQNAVKKIGLSKLRIYGTANNPFTIMADKRLGDYDPESASGRGGYPGIKTWSFGLSAGL